One genomic window of Evansella cellulosilytica DSM 2522 includes the following:
- a CDS encoding Vga family ABC-F type ribosomal protection protein has protein sequence MLLLEANDVEVCVQDRLLVKTERLEIHTKDRIGLVGKNGSGKTSLLSVLNGDTHPDKGSVTSHYTCALLPQLKRTDTTKSGGEITQQYIRNCLLRNDEILLADEPTTHLDMEHIDWLEKSLLHWQGAFVIVSHDRTFLDAVCNKIWEIDEQQQLQDYTGNYSAFTTQKQLKEQQHEMAYDKYVKKKKQLESALELKEKKAQKATKKPKSVSTSEAKLTGAKPYFAKKQKKLQKTSKAIETRLSKLDKIEKPREITKIKMNIPNESTIKNRAIIRLENVSGFVGNRKIWEQTSFHVNGGDKLAILGRNGSGKTTLIKKIMHADENVYVSPAVKIGYFSQNIDILDSNKSILENVSSTSIQDETFIRTVLARLHFFRDDVYKLVNVLSGGERVKVALAKIFVSNCNTLLLDEPTNFLDIEAVEALESLLQEYEGTVLFISHDRRFIKNIATKTLTIENKKIDFFNGSYKEYKQQKPLEVRNSLEDELLMIDTKITDILSRLSIEPTEELEVQFQELLAIKRALTENE, from the coding sequence ATGCTTTTATTAGAAGCAAACGATGTAGAAGTGTGCGTGCAAGATCGATTGCTCGTTAAAACAGAAAGGTTAGAAATTCACACGAAGGATAGAATTGGCTTAGTAGGCAAAAACGGCTCAGGAAAAACATCATTATTATCCGTTTTAAACGGTGACACACATCCAGATAAGGGAAGTGTTACTTCACATTACACATGTGCGCTTTTACCGCAGCTTAAAAGAACGGATACAACGAAAAGTGGTGGTGAGATAACACAACAATATATACGTAATTGCTTATTAAGAAACGATGAAATATTACTTGCTGATGAGCCAACTACCCACCTAGATATGGAGCACATTGATTGGCTTGAAAAGTCTCTCCTACATTGGCAAGGTGCATTTGTTATCGTATCTCATGATCGTACGTTTCTCGATGCTGTTTGCAATAAAATATGGGAGATTGATGAACAACAACAATTACAGGATTATACAGGAAATTACTCTGCTTTTACAACACAAAAACAATTAAAAGAGCAACAACACGAGATGGCGTACGATAAATATGTAAAAAAGAAAAAACAGCTGGAAAGTGCTTTAGAATTAAAGGAGAAAAAAGCACAAAAAGCAACGAAGAAGCCAAAGAGCGTAAGTACTTCAGAAGCAAAACTTACTGGCGCAAAACCTTATTTTGCAAAGAAACAAAAGAAGTTGCAAAAGACATCAAAAGCAATCGAAACAAGATTAAGTAAGCTCGACAAAATCGAAAAACCTAGAGAAATAACTAAAATAAAAATGAATATCCCAAATGAAAGCACCATTAAAAACCGAGCAATCATACGTTTAGAAAATGTCTCTGGATTTGTTGGTAATCGTAAAATTTGGGAACAAACAAGCTTTCACGTTAATGGAGGAGATAAGTTAGCTATTTTAGGTCGAAACGGTAGTGGGAAAACAACGCTCATAAAAAAGATCATGCATGCCGATGAGAATGTGTATGTTTCTCCGGCAGTAAAAATAGGGTACTTTAGCCAAAATATTGATATTTTAGATTCAAATAAGTCTATATTGGAAAATGTTAGCTCTACCTCAATACAAGATGAAACCTTTATCCGTACTGTTCTAGCTAGGCTTCACTTTTTCCGAGATGATGTCTATAAATTGGTAAATGTACTAAGTGGAGGAGAAAGAGTAAAGGTAGCACTTGCAAAGATTTTTGTTAGTAACTGCAACACACTACTATTAGATGAACCAACTAATTTCCTTGATATTGAGGCTGTAGAAGCATTAGAATCACTTCTACAGGAGTATGAAGGAACAGTGCTTTTCATTTCTCATGATCGTCGATTTATCAAGAACATCGCAACAAAAACACTGACCATTGAAAATAAAAAAATAGATTTTTTCAACGGCTCTTATAAAGAATATAAGCAACAGAAGCCTTTAGAAGTACGCAATAGCTTGGAAGATGAACTCCTCATGATTGATACTAAAATTACAGACATATTAAGCCGTCTCAGTATCGAGCCTACTGAAGAACTTGAAGTACAATTTCAGGAATTATTAGCTATAAAAAGAGCATTAACAGAAAACGAATAA
- a CDS encoding immunoglobulin-like domain-containing protein, whose translation MMRFFIAKLLFLFVMMMIIAGCGQGEGNIGSGGLNDESNWEIGQGDLPSSIGDIEKKVDMMDEQAIPPFHSLEYLWDKTPFDEPTGKWFMHNGQGVLGYGLTTGTKKGGDEFAVTFIGHKDEGEPMNRDVRIQLSELDGYDIKEVIVEEIVYIDTVGSNEQIFSGELPHKENVLYMLSAEILNENEEVEDSFISLIFVPKPEMNAALQTDKSLYEQSDNDLTLILQNAGPTVLFYGTYYTIEKKVEDDWRVVPLDMAFHDIGLYSKFGETYEQKVDISQLNAGQYRVIKDISVEGLDITQTLAAEFIIE comes from the coding sequence ATGATGAGGTTTTTTATAGCGAAGTTGTTGTTTTTGTTCGTTATGATGATGATCATTGCAGGATGTGGGCAAGGTGAAGGGAATATTGGCTCAGGCGGACTTAATGATGAAAGCAATTGGGAGATAGGTCAAGGTGACCTGCCTAGCAGTATTGGTGATATAGAAAAAAAGGTTGATATGATGGATGAACAAGCCATTCCTCCATTTCATAGTCTGGAGTACTTATGGGATAAGACACCATTTGACGAGCCTACTGGGAAATGGTTTATGCATAATGGGCAAGGTGTTCTTGGATACGGATTAACGACAGGAACGAAAAAGGGTGGAGATGAGTTTGCGGTAACATTTATCGGACATAAAGATGAAGGAGAGCCGATGAACCGTGATGTTCGTATACAACTTTCGGAACTAGACGGTTATGATATAAAAGAAGTCATTGTTGAAGAAATTGTTTATATCGATACTGTAGGAAGTAATGAGCAAATTTTTTCAGGGGAGTTGCCTCATAAAGAAAATGTTCTATATATGTTAAGTGCAGAAATTCTAAATGAAAATGAAGAAGTTGAAGATAGCTTTATTTCGTTAATATTTGTACCTAAGCCTGAAATGAATGCTGCCCTCCAAACAGATAAGAGTTTGTATGAACAGTCAGATAATGACCTTACTTTGATTTTGCAAAATGCGGGACCAACAGTACTTTTTTATGGTACGTACTATACGATTGAGAAAAAAGTAGAGGACGATTGGCGAGTTGTACCACTTGATATGGCATTTCATGATATTGGACTCTATTCAAAGTTCGGAGAAACGTATGAACAGAAAGTTGATATTAGTCAGTTAAATGCAGGGCAATACCGTGTTATTAAAGACATTAGTGTAGAAGGGTTAGATATAACTCAAACCTTGGCAGCAGAATTTATAATAGAGTAG